A stretch of DNA from Bacteroidales bacterium:
ATCAGGAAGATCCCTTCTGCGCATGATCAGGTGAAACGACCAGTATACCATATTCAGAAACAGTCCCATAAACAGGGTAACACCCCAGGCTTTAAGGTTATGCAGGGGATTGACGATGCTATCACGAATGTCGTATAAAATGGCTGAGGATTCAGTGATCACATCCCAGCTATTCCAGCGAAGGTAACGGCCAATGTAAATTCCGTATGCTCCCAGGAAAAGTAATCCTATTGTGGTGATTTTGAGGAATTTCTTCGGAATCCGAATAGCCAGGATTTTTTCAATGTCCCAAAGACTGAAGATACCGAAGAGCAAGCCCGTCCATGCAAAAGAAAGGATCAGCACCAGGTCGAACCAGAGGGGCATATTCTGGCTATGCCTGAGGTGAAACAGGTCTGTAAGAATATAGGGAGCATTCGGGAAAAACAACAGCCATAGCAGGATCAGCACAGTGGCCGCTCTTTTCTTCTTTCTGAGATTGGGATAAATCGAGAGAATACTGCTGAACAACCAGGGAATAAAAGCCAGGAACAGGTTCCAGT
This window harbors:
- a CDS encoding DUF1361 domain-containing protein — its product is MIRQLKSANRLEETLFLGFISFACFALSVFRFVYTDKTTFLFLNWNLFLAFIPWLFSSILSIYPNLRKKKRAATVLILLWLLFFPNAPYILTDLFHLRHSQNMPLWFDLVLILSFAWTGLLFGIFSLWDIEKILAIRIPKKFLKITTIGLLFLGAYGIYIGRYLRWNSWDVITESSAILYDIRDSIVNPLHNLKAWGVTLFMGLFLNMVYWSFHLIMRRRDLPDETPKDQIS